The Candidatus Rokuibacteriota bacterium genome has a segment encoding these proteins:
- a CDS encoding cobalamin B12-binding domain-containing protein translates to MRPVRVLIGMLGLDQHEVGAVAVARLLRDAGMEVIYLGRFNLPPGIVKTAGDENADVIGLSCHSWEYLHYIDELLALLRQQGLSIPVVVGGSVLTAGDESLLRDKGVAATFGPTSSAEDIPAAIRSLVTSARRP, encoded by the coding sequence GTGAGGCCGGTCCGAGTGCTCATCGGCATGCTCGGCCTCGACCAGCACGAGGTCGGGGCCGTGGCCGTGGCCCGCCTCCTCCGTGATGCCGGCATGGAGGTGATCTATCTCGGCCGGTTCAACCTGCCTCCCGGCATCGTCAAGACCGCGGGCGACGAGAATGCCGACGTCATCGGCCTGTCGTGCCACTCGTGGGAGTACCTGCACTACATCGACGAGCTGCTGGCGCTTCTCCGTCAGCAGGGGCTGTCGATCCCAGTGGTCGTCGGCGGCTCGGTCCTCACCGCGGGCGATGAGTCTCTCCTCCGGGACAAGGGCGTGGCCGCGACCTTCGGCCCCACCTCGTCGGCGGAGGACATCCCCGCAGCGATCCGGAGCTTGGTCACGAGCGCTCGAAGACCGTGA
- a CDS encoding SDR family oxidoreductase codes for MRLENRVAVVTGAARGIGRATALLLAREGARVGVVDVVPEVAETAAVIEQGGGRAASVVFDIADPVRVREGVEALRQALGPIDILVNNAGIVSNIAPVARMMPEAWQREIGVNLSGAFHMIQAVIGSMAERRWGRIVNVSSVAALGGLHNQVGYAASKAGLLGLTKTVTLEHARDGITCNAVLPGLIATPLVAAMPVEIREGAVAVTPARRLGEVEEVAHLIAFLVSDRAAFINGAEIPVDGGLRLNAAALGSRKEAGAARRPP; via the coding sequence ATGCGGCTCGAGAACCGGGTCGCCGTAGTCACGGGGGCGGCGCGGGGCATCGGCCGGGCCACGGCGCTGCTGCTGGCGCGGGAGGGCGCCCGCGTGGGCGTGGTGGACGTCGTACCGGAGGTGGCCGAGACCGCCGCGGTCATCGAGCAGGGGGGCGGCCGGGCCGCCTCGGTGGTCTTCGATATCGCCGATCCCGTTCGGGTCCGAGAGGGCGTCGAGGCGCTGCGGCAGGCGCTGGGGCCCATCGACATCCTCGTCAACAACGCCGGCATCGTGAGCAATATCGCCCCGGTGGCGCGGATGATGCCCGAGGCGTGGCAGCGCGAGATCGGCGTGAACCTCTCGGGCGCCTTCCACATGATCCAGGCGGTGATCGGCTCCATGGCCGAGCGCCGCTGGGGGCGGATCGTCAACGTGTCCTCCGTCGCGGCGCTGGGGGGGCTGCACAACCAGGTGGGCTACGCGGCGAGCAAGGCGGGGCTGCTCGGCCTCACGAAGACCGTGACCCTCGAGCATGCCCGGGACGGCATCACCTGCAATGCCGTGCTCCCGGGGCTCATCGCCACGCCGCTGGTTGCCGCCATGCCCGTCGAGATCAGGGAGGGTGCCGTGGCGGTGACGCCGGCCCGCCGGCTCGGCGAGGTCGAGGAGGTGGCCCACCTCATCGCCTTCCTCGTCTCGGACCGCGCCGCCTTCATCAACGGGGCCGAGATCCCGGTGGACGGCGGGCTCAGGCTCAATGCGGCGGCGTTGGGGAGCCGCAAGGAGGCCGGCGCGGCGAGGAGGCCCCCATGA
- a CDS encoding EF2563 family selenium-dependent molybdenum hydroxylase system protein, protein MRPRPLVLIKGAGDLATGCAVRLVRSGFAVVMTELAAPTAVRRAVAFSEVVHEGAVSVEGTRARLCASVAEARRLARSGAVAVLVDPEDRARTALAPAAVVDARMAKTNLGTARGEAPVVIGLGPGFTAGGDVDAVIETNRGHALGSVILDGQAEPNTGVPGEIGGFGAERLLRAPAAGCLRARLAIGERVEAGALVGEVDGQPVTARIAGVLRGLVREGSRVRAGQKIGDVDPRARTEHCFSVSDKARSVAGGVLEAILHFRARATTAGTAAR, encoded by the coding sequence ATGAGGCCCCGGCCCCTGGTGCTGATCAAGGGCGCGGGTGACCTCGCCACCGGCTGCGCGGTGAGGCTCGTCCGGAGCGGATTCGCCGTCGTCATGACGGAGCTGGCAGCGCCCACCGCCGTCAGGCGGGCGGTGGCCTTCTCGGAGGTGGTTCACGAGGGCGCCGTGTCGGTGGAGGGGACCCGCGCGCGGCTCTGCGCGAGCGTGGCCGAGGCGCGCCGCCTCGCGCGCTCGGGGGCCGTGGCCGTGCTCGTGGATCCGGAGGACCGAGCCCGGACCGCCCTCGCGCCAGCCGCCGTCGTCGACGCGCGCATGGCCAAGACGAATCTCGGGACAGCGCGGGGCGAGGCCCCGGTCGTCATCGGCCTCGGGCCCGGCTTCACCGCGGGCGGTGACGTGGACGCGGTGATCGAGACGAATCGCGGCCACGCCCTCGGCTCGGTGATCCTCGACGGGCAGGCGGAGCCCAACACGGGCGTGCCGGGGGAGATCGGAGGCTTCGGCGCCGAGCGCCTCCTCCGGGCCCCCGCCGCGGGATGCCTCCGGGCGCGGTTGGCCATCGGCGAGCGGGTCGAGGCCGGAGCCCTTGTCGGCGAGGTCGACGGACAGCCCGTCACCGCCCGGATCGCGGGAGTCCTGCGCGGTCTCGTCCGGGAGGGAAGCCGGGTGCGCGCCGGCCAGAAGATCGGCGACGTGGATCCCCGCGCGCGCACCGAGCACTGCTTCAGCGTCTCGGACAAGGCCCGCTCCGTGGCAGGCGGAGTCCTCGAGGCGATCCTCCACTTCCGGGCGCGCGCCACCACGGCCGGGACGGCCGCGCGCTGA
- a CDS encoding enoyl-CoA hydratase/isomerase family protein: MPNTVLYEKRGALAYVTLNRPEVHNCIDPETSGALLAVWDEVKRDRDVRAAILTGAGDKAFCSGADLKTLIPYIRDTSEEENRRRAFQGPGWAGISGGYEIYTPIIAAINGYCIAGGHELAEFCDIRIAAEHATFGHQEIKWGLMPGDGGCSRLQRIVGLGRAMEIILTGKIYDAQEAYRIGFVNHVVPLARLRDRATEIAQQIAGNGPLATRAAKQAVLHGIGRPLRDGIAFETDTFSYLCRSEDWLAGHRAFLTRSTAVFRGR; the protein is encoded by the coding sequence ATGCCCAACACCGTGCTCTACGAGAAGCGGGGGGCGCTGGCATACGTCACGCTCAATCGCCCCGAGGTCCACAACTGCATCGACCCCGAGACGTCCGGGGCGCTGCTGGCCGTCTGGGACGAGGTCAAGCGCGACCGCGACGTGCGGGCGGCGATCCTCACCGGCGCCGGCGACAAGGCCTTCTGCAGCGGGGCCGACCTCAAGACGCTCATCCCCTACATCCGCGACACCTCCGAGGAGGAGAACCGGCGGCGCGCCTTCCAGGGCCCGGGCTGGGCGGGGATCTCGGGCGGCTACGAGATCTACACGCCGATCATCGCCGCCATCAACGGCTACTGCATCGCCGGCGGGCACGAGCTGGCCGAGTTCTGCGACATCCGCATCGCCGCCGAGCACGCTACCTTCGGCCACCAGGAGATCAAGTGGGGGCTCATGCCCGGCGACGGCGGCTGCTCCCGGCTCCAGCGCATCGTCGGGCTGGGCCGGGCCATGGAGATCATCCTCACGGGCAAGATCTACGACGCCCAGGAGGCGTACCGCATCGGCTTCGTCAACCACGTGGTCCCGCTGGCCCGCCTGAGGGACAGGGCCACAGAGATCGCCCAGCAGATCGCCGGCAACGGCCCCCTGGCCACGCGCGCCGCCAAGCAGGCCGTGCTCCACGGCATCGGCCGGCCGCTCAGGGACGGCATCGCCTTCGAGACCGACACCTTCAGCTACCTCTGCCGCTCGGAGGACTGGCTGGCCGGCCACCGGGCGTTCCTCACGCGCTCGACGGCTGTCTTCAGGGGCAGGTGA
- a CDS encoding alpha/beta fold hydrolase: protein MGFSDREEAGRQLAERLAALISPPSVLAAIPRGGVAVALPAVRRLRLPLTVVYARKLTAPIAPELAFGALDEDGEVLMDADIVAQLELRPEDIEAAKTRVGAEIRRRMALYKVPPLEHYLPGSGVVLIDDGLATGLTMLAALAYARRHGARDVTVAVPCAAGEAARRFRREADRFLSLIVDESFVAVGNYYRDFSPVSDQQVLAMLARSGERDIAGNPWGLALSFTNARGLRLSGTLLTPATGGPHPAVVFAHGWGSGQASPRNRKVAEELVAEGFAALLFDFTGHGDSEGTETDSTLDQQVDDLGAAIGLLEALDEVDSSRVGVMGASSGGAVALLTAAQDARIRALVLRSANPTGAKAAASAVNVPTLLIVGEYDEPIRAANEELLAGLTGPARLEVVPGGDHLFGDLQALGQAARLTTAWFGRHLR from the coding sequence ATGGGGTTTAGTGACCGTGAGGAAGCCGGCCGACAGCTCGCGGAGCGGCTGGCGGCGCTGATTTCTCCCCCCTCCGTGCTCGCCGCGATTCCGCGCGGAGGGGTTGCCGTGGCCCTGCCCGCGGTCCGACGGCTCCGGCTGCCGCTCACGGTCGTGTACGCGCGCAAGCTCACCGCCCCCATCGCCCCCGAGCTCGCCTTCGGGGCGCTGGATGAGGACGGGGAGGTCCTGATGGACGCCGACATCGTGGCCCAGCTCGAGCTCCGGCCCGAGGATATCGAGGCCGCCAAGACGCGGGTGGGAGCGGAGATTCGACGCCGGATGGCGCTCTACAAGGTGCCGCCGCTCGAGCACTATCTTCCCGGCTCGGGCGTCGTGTTGATCGACGACGGGCTGGCCACCGGGCTTACCATGCTGGCGGCGCTCGCCTACGCGCGGCGCCATGGCGCCCGGGACGTCACCGTGGCCGTGCCCTGCGCGGCCGGGGAAGCCGCGCGCCGCTTCCGCCGCGAGGCCGACCGTTTCCTGAGCCTGATCGTGGACGAGTCCTTCGTGGCTGTCGGGAACTACTATCGGGACTTCTCCCCGGTCTCCGACCAACAGGTGCTCGCCATGCTCGCCCGTTCCGGGGAGCGGGACATAGCGGGGAATCCGTGGGGGCTGGCCCTGTCGTTCACCAACGCTCGCGGACTCCGGCTTTCCGGGACCCTGCTCACGCCCGCCACGGGGGGTCCGCATCCCGCGGTGGTCTTCGCCCACGGCTGGGGGAGCGGTCAGGCGAGCCCCCGGAACCGGAAAGTCGCCGAGGAGCTGGTGGCGGAGGGATTCGCCGCGCTCCTGTTCGACTTCACCGGTCACGGGGACAGCGAAGGCACGGAGACGGACAGTACGCTCGACCAGCAGGTCGATGATCTCGGGGCGGCCATCGGGCTCCTGGAAGCCCTCGACGAGGTGGATTCGAGCCGGGTCGGAGTGATGGGGGCCAGCTCGGGTGGCGCCGTGGCCCTGCTGACGGCGGCGCAGGATGCCCGGATCCGAGCCCTGGTCCTTCGCTCGGCGAATCCAACCGGTGCCAAGGCGGCCGCCTCGGCCGTCAACGTGCCGACCCTGTTGATCGTGGGCGAATACGATGAGCCGATCAGGGCCGCCAACGAGGAGCTGCTGGCCGGTCTGACTGGGCCGGCGCGGCTCGAGGTCGTGCCTGGAGGCGACCACCTGTTCGGCGACTTGCAGGCGCTCGGGCAGGCGGCCAGGCTGACGACAGCTTGGTTCGGCCGGCACCTGCGGTGA
- a CDS encoding molybdopterin-dependent oxidoreductase — MSDYTVVGKPLPRVDAREKVTGAAGYTADVRLPGMLRGKILRSPWPHARILNVDTSRAERLKGVHAVVTGRDTAGLRVAFVDTPRYPADEPPLALDRVRYIGDEIAAVAAVDAETAEEALRLIRVDHEELPAVFTAPDALTPGAPLVHEADYPGKTIWEDWGARGRPQSEPVPRQDNVAARTYVEFGDLGGGFAGAHHVREDRFEVAPVAHAPLEPHAAVAFWDQGGKLNMHVSSMGIFYKRFVLSKALGLPPSHVRIHKSYVGGAFGGKIDVFPYEIAAALLSRKAGRPVLIELSREESLTTTRMDFQATVRVKTGVSREGIIAAQDIQVVVDTGAYRGTGPVVIFLCYSYNIPVYRVPALRYEGLAVYTNNPVKGPKRGHGAPFIRFAVDSHMDMLAEDLGIDMVELMRRNARSQGEVMPTSGDVLRSCGLKDAIEAAARDGGWGAKRRQSHWTGSERFKRGVGLSACSMFSGSPYYPFASAAVLKLADDGGATLFAGTVEMGQGSETTLSQIAAEELGVPLSDIRIVSGDTELTPIEFGSFLSGGAFVTGKAVRLAAEDARRQLLEMAARLLEADVRDLEARDKVVSVKGAAHRRLSYGAIIAASVKQASGDPIIGKGYHKSVPDAGLHPSLSTAKGRWTEAYGFAAQLAEVEVDTWTGRVRVLRVVTYHDCGFPLNPQIVEGQIEGCVSMALGQTLQERVDLREGQVFNPDFLNYRIPITHDTPAMVSGMIHSQEPHGPFGAKEVGEGAVSGVMAAVANAVYDAAGVRITSLPIMPARVLAALDAARARGGRQEGR; from the coding sequence ATGAGCGACTACACAGTCGTCGGCAAGCCGCTGCCTCGCGTGGATGCCCGGGAGAAGGTGACCGGCGCGGCCGGCTACACGGCCGATGTGCGGCTGCCCGGCATGCTGCGCGGGAAGATCCTCAGAAGCCCGTGGCCTCATGCCCGCATCCTCAACGTCGACACGAGCCGGGCGGAGCGTCTCAAGGGCGTCCACGCCGTGGTCACGGGGCGCGACACGGCCGGGCTCAGGGTGGCCTTCGTCGACACGCCCCGTTACCCGGCCGACGAGCCGCCCCTGGCGCTCGACCGCGTGCGCTACATCGGCGACGAGATCGCCGCCGTGGCCGCGGTGGACGCCGAGACGGCCGAGGAGGCCCTCCGGCTCATCCGCGTGGACCACGAGGAGCTGCCCGCGGTCTTCACCGCCCCCGACGCCCTCACCCCCGGCGCCCCCCTGGTGCACGAAGCCGACTATCCTGGCAAGACCATCTGGGAGGACTGGGGCGCGCGGGGCCGCCCCCAGTCCGAGCCCGTGCCGCGCCAGGACAACGTGGCCGCGCGCACCTACGTCGAGTTCGGCGACCTCGGCGGGGGATTCGCCGGCGCGCACCACGTCCGGGAGGACCGCTTCGAGGTGGCGCCGGTGGCGCACGCGCCGCTGGAGCCCCACGCCGCGGTGGCCTTCTGGGACCAGGGCGGCAAGCTCAACATGCATGTCTCGAGCATGGGGATCTTCTACAAGCGCTTCGTGCTCTCCAAGGCCCTGGGTCTGCCGCCGAGCCACGTGCGCATCCACAAGAGCTACGTGGGCGGGGCCTTCGGCGGGAAGATCGACGTCTTCCCCTACGAGATCGCCGCCGCGCTCCTGAGCCGCAAGGCGGGGCGCCCCGTGCTCATCGAGCTCTCCCGCGAGGAGTCGCTCACCACCACCCGCATGGACTTCCAGGCGACGGTGCGCGTCAAGACCGGGGTGAGCCGGGAGGGGATCATCGCGGCCCAGGACATCCAGGTGGTGGTGGACACCGGTGCCTACCGCGGCACCGGTCCCGTGGTCATCTTTCTCTGCTACTCGTACAACATCCCCGTCTACCGCGTCCCGGCCCTGCGCTACGAGGGCCTCGCCGTGTACACGAACAACCCCGTGAAGGGCCCCAAGCGGGGCCATGGGGCCCCCTTCATCCGCTTCGCCGTGGACTCGCACATGGACATGCTGGCCGAGGACCTCGGCATCGACATGGTGGAGCTGATGCGGCGGAACGCGCGGAGCCAGGGCGAGGTCATGCCGACGAGCGGCGATGTCCTGCGCTCCTGCGGCCTGAAGGACGCCATCGAGGCGGCGGCTCGCGACGGGGGCTGGGGGGCGAAGCGCCGGCAGAGCCACTGGACGGGCTCGGAGCGGTTCAAGCGGGGGGTCGGGCTGTCGGCCTGCTCCATGTTCAGCGGGTCGCCGTACTACCCCTTCGCCTCCGCGGCGGTGCTGAAGCTCGCGGACGACGGCGGGGCCACGCTCTTCGCCGGCACGGTGGAGATGGGACAGGGGTCGGAGACGACGCTGTCGCAGATCGCCGCCGAGGAGCTGGGCGTGCCGCTCTCGGACATCCGCATCGTCTCCGGGGACACGGAGCTCACCCCCATCGAGTTCGGCAGCTTCCTGTCAGGCGGCGCCTTCGTCACCGGCAAGGCCGTGCGCCTGGCGGCCGAGGACGCCCGGCGGCAGCTCCTGGAGATGGCCGCGCGGCTGCTGGAGGCCGACGTGCGCGACCTCGAGGCGCGCGACAAGGTCGTGTCGGTGAAGGGGGCCGCCCACCGCCGGCTCTCCTACGGCGCGATCATCGCCGCCAGCGTGAAGCAGGCCAGCGGCGACCCCATCATCGGCAAGGGGTACCACAAGAGCGTCCCCGACGCGGGGCTGCACCCGAGCCTCAGCACGGCCAAGGGGCGTTGGACCGAGGCCTACGGCTTCGCCGCCCAGCTCGCGGAGGTCGAGGTGGACACCTGGACGGGGCGGGTGCGCGTCCTCCGCGTCGTCACCTACCACGACTGCGGCTTCCCGCTGAACCCCCAGATCGTCGAGGGCCAGATCGAGGGCTGCGTCTCCATGGCGCTGGGGCAGACGCTGCAGGAGCGCGTGGACCTCCGCGAGGGGCAGGTCTTCAACCCGGACTTCCTCAACTACCGGATCCCCATCACTCACGACACGCCGGCCATGGTGAGCGGCATGATCCACAGCCAAGAGCCCCACGGCCCCTTCGGCGCCAAGGAGGTCGGCGAGGGCGCCGTCTCGGGTGTGATGGCCGCGGTGGCCAATGCCGTGTACGACGCCGCCGGCGTCCGCATCACGAGCCTCCCCATCATGCCGGCCAGGGTCCTGGCGGCGCTGGACGCGGCGCGCGCGCGGGGCGGGCGCCAGGAGGGCCGGTGA
- a CDS encoding XdhC family protein, giving the protein MSSVYRRLAELAQAGEPVATATVVAARGSTPREVGACMIVRRDGAIVGSVGGGCGEAQVFWEAARVLEEGRPRICQVDLTGEMNDLSPTNCGGVMEVFVDGWRWEPRVAVGLPDLDVVRGVERAEAAGRPVACLVAVANPPGAAAIPVGAKWLAEPDGALLGAAPGGLDPVLRQLAAAALASGGSRLAWLRPSGSSWERGDEGEGLGVFVEARAPRPELVIVGAGHIALPLAGLGKLLDFEVTVLDDRGAFASRERFPEADTVLVGPVEAVLATRPIGPSTYLVLVTRGHQHDEAALRAVIASDAAYIGMIGSRRRVQEVFRHLESAGVPPELTARVRAPIGLRIGAETPAEIAVAIAAELVQVRCGAGLPAARRCAAR; this is encoded by the coding sequence GTGAGCAGCGTCTACCGCCGCCTGGCCGAACTCGCGCAGGCGGGGGAGCCGGTGGCCACGGCCACCGTCGTCGCGGCGCGCGGCTCCACACCCCGGGAAGTCGGCGCCTGCATGATCGTCCGCCGGGACGGCGCCATCGTGGGTAGCGTGGGCGGCGGCTGCGGCGAGGCGCAGGTCTTCTGGGAGGCCGCCCGGGTGCTGGAAGAGGGGCGGCCCCGGATCTGCCAGGTGGACCTGACCGGCGAGATGAACGATCTGAGCCCCACCAACTGCGGCGGCGTCATGGAGGTCTTCGTGGACGGCTGGCGCTGGGAGCCTCGGGTGGCCGTCGGGCTCCCTGATCTCGACGTCGTGCGCGGAGTGGAAAGGGCGGAGGCCGCGGGCCGGCCCGTCGCCTGCCTGGTGGCGGTGGCGAACCCGCCAGGCGCCGCCGCGATCCCGGTGGGGGCCAAGTGGCTGGCGGAGCCGGATGGGGCGCTCCTGGGTGCAGCCCCCGGCGGCCTCGATCCCGTGCTCCGCCAGCTGGCGGCGGCGGCCCTGGCGTCGGGGGGAAGCCGCCTCGCCTGGCTACGCCCGTCGGGCTCGTCCTGGGAGCGCGGTGACGAGGGCGAGGGGCTCGGCGTGTTCGTGGAGGCGCGCGCTCCCCGGCCCGAGCTCGTCATCGTGGGGGCGGGGCACATCGCCCTGCCACTGGCCGGGCTGGGCAAGCTCCTCGACTTCGAGGTCACGGTGCTGGACGACCGGGGCGCCTTCGCCAGCCGCGAGCGCTTCCCGGAGGCCGATACCGTCCTGGTGGGGCCCGTGGAGGCCGTGCTGGCGACGCGGCCCATCGGGCCCTCCACGTATCTCGTCCTGGTCACTCGCGGCCATCAGCACGACGAGGCCGCGCTCAGGGCGGTCATCGCCTCGGACGCGGCCTACATCGGGATGATCGGCAGCCGCCGCCGCGTCCAGGAGGTGTTCCGCCACCTCGAGTCAGCGGGGGTGCCCCCTGAGCTCACCGCGCGGGTGCGGGCGCCTATCGGGCTCCGCATCGGCGCAGAGACGCCGGCAGAGATCGCCGTGGCCATCGCCGCGGAGCTGGTCCAGGTACGCTGCGGCGCGGGGCTCCCCGCCGCCAGGCGGTGCGCCGCCCGATGA
- a CDS encoding (2Fe-2S)-binding protein, which produces MKELVQLSVNGQTHDLVVRPERTLLDVLREDLGLTGSKRGCDLGACGACAVLLDGRPVSSCLTLAVEASGHEIVTVEGLARGGGLHPVQEAFVEHGAVQCGFCTPGMLITVTALLDERPEPTEAEILEALSGNLCRCTGYVKVLDAVRTAIRRMRQPGLPGSVAPEVRA; this is translated from the coding sequence ATGAAGGAGCTCGTCCAGCTCAGCGTGAATGGCCAGACCCACGACCTGGTGGTTCGCCCGGAGCGGACCCTGCTGGACGTGCTGCGTGAGGACCTCGGGCTGACGGGCTCCAAGCGGGGCTGCGACCTCGGGGCCTGCGGCGCCTGCGCGGTCCTCCTGGACGGCCGTCCGGTCAGCTCCTGCCTCACGCTGGCCGTGGAGGCCTCGGGGCACGAGATCGTTACCGTCGAGGGCCTCGCCCGGGGGGGCGGGCTGCACCCGGTGCAGGAAGCCTTCGTCGAGCACGGCGCCGTGCAATGCGGTTTCTGCACGCCCGGCATGCTGATCACCGTCACGGCGCTGCTCGACGAGCGTCCCGAGCCCACGGAGGCCGAGATCCTGGAGGCGCTGTCGGGCAATCTCTGCCGCTGCACGGGGTACGTGAAGGTCCTCGACGCCGTCCGCACCGCGATCCGGCGCATGAGGCAGCCCGGGCTCCCCGGCTCTGTCGCCCCTGAGGTGCGCGCATGA
- a CDS encoding ribose-phosphate pyrophosphokinase, translated as MILFSLPAYEGLAGALERLAALDRGHFSIARFSNGELHAAIDTTVADQACLLLGSVAPPDADLLSTLLLSHTLAKEGAARITALLPYLGYSRHDRDEPRKSLGTAWVGELLRASGTTEVITVDVHSPLAHKRVPIPVRSLSPAGLFADALTSVAPEDPTLVAPDEGALERCEAVRRLAGIERPVAYFTKKRTETGVLHSTLHGVVGPSAVIVDDILDTGGTLISACEALGRAAVGTIVVMVTHGLFTGTSWQRLGMLAVRRIYCTDTLPPPPPSTAPPIEVLSVARLLSSALNASEGGTAG; from the coding sequence ATGATCCTCTTTTCGCTTCCGGCCTACGAGGGCCTCGCCGGGGCCCTGGAGCGCCTGGCGGCGCTGGATCGCGGCCACTTCTCTATCGCGCGCTTTTCCAACGGTGAGCTGCACGCGGCCATCGACACGACGGTCGCCGACCAGGCTTGCTTGCTGCTGGGATCCGTCGCGCCGCCTGACGCGGACCTACTGTCCACTCTGCTACTGAGTCACACACTCGCCAAGGAGGGTGCTGCCCGGATCACCGCGCTCCTACCGTACCTGGGGTACTCGCGCCACGACAGGGACGAGCCCCGGAAGAGCCTTGGCACCGCCTGGGTGGGCGAGCTATTGCGCGCCTCCGGGACCACCGAGGTGATCACGGTGGACGTGCACAGTCCCCTCGCCCACAAGCGGGTCCCCATCCCCGTCCGGTCGCTCTCACCGGCGGGGCTCTTCGCCGACGCCTTGACCTCGGTCGCGCCGGAGGACCCGACGCTGGTCGCCCCCGACGAGGGCGCGCTCGAACGGTGCGAGGCGGTGAGGCGGCTGGCCGGCATCGAGCGGCCGGTGGCCTACTTCACGAAGAAGCGAACAGAGACGGGGGTCCTCCATTCGACACTTCACGGGGTCGTCGGGCCCTCGGCCGTCATCGTGGACGACATCCTGGACACCGGCGGAACCCTGATCTCCGCCTGCGAGGCCCTCGGACGCGCCGCTGTCGGGACGATCGTCGTGATGGTCACGCACGGGCTGTTCACGGGCACATCCTGGCAGCGACTGGGAATGCTCGCGGTCAGGCGCATCTACTGCACCGACACCCTGCCGCCGCCCCCGCCGAGCACGGCGCCCCCGATCGAGGTTCTTTCGGTGGCACGGCTTCTGTCGAGCGCCCTCAACGCGTCGGAAGGCGGAACGGCGGGCTAG